Proteins from a genomic interval of Acinonyx jubatus isolate Ajub_Pintada_27869175 chromosome B4, VMU_Ajub_asm_v1.0, whole genome shotgun sequence:
- the CREBL2 gene encoding cAMP-responsive element-binding protein-like 2 isoform X2 — protein sequence MDDSKVVGGKVKKPGKRGRKPAKIDLKAKLERSRQSARECRARKKLRYQYLEELVSSRERAICALREELEMYKQWCMAMDQGKIPSEIKALLTGEEQSKSQQNSSRHMKAGKTDANSNSW from the exons GTGGTTGGAGGTAAAGTTAAGAAGCCCGGCAAACGTGGTCGGAAGCCAGCCAAAATTGACTTGAAGGCAAAACTTGAGAGGAGCCGGCAGAGTGCAAGAGAATGCCGGGCCAGGAAAAAACTAAGATACCAGTATTTGGAAGAGTTGGTATCCAGTCGGGAAAGAGCCATATGTGCCCTCAGAGAGGAACTGGAAATG tACAAGCAGTGGTGCATGGCAATGGACCAAGGAAAAATCCCTTCTGAAATAAAGGCCCTACTCACTGGAGAAGAGCAGAGCAAATCTCAGCAGAACTCAAGCAGGCACATGAAAGCTGGGAAGACAGATGCTAACAGCAATTCCT